The nucleotide sequence CTGACCAGGCTGCTAAGACTCCCACCACCCAGGCCGGGTCAAAGCGCGCCAAAATTGGGACTTTCGACCATAGGGATTCCCCTTGAACCAGGCCAATCACCAAAAGCGGTAAAGCTAGCCTGAGTCCCCCTGCGGCTGATACAGACAAAATCGCCAGAAGTTCGACCATGATGGTTTTAGACTAACGGCATAAGATGGGGGGATGTTCAAAGGTGGCGTTCTGTCCTGCTGCCCAAGGCCAACCCAATCTTGCCTCCTGGTAGCGTGAATCTGAGAGCTTGTTCACTTTTTTATTGGGTGACTCTCCCAAACTAACGGGAAAAATCTGTGGAGGCCTTTTGTTGGGTCTTTAGTCATTTGGTCTTATCACTTCTTATCACTATAGAAATAGACAATCACAAGTTGAAAAATCATTGATAGACAATAGGTTTAATAGTCTTAATTGTTCAGATTTTTGGCGTAATCTTATATGACTGATTCCCCCAGGCCGGGTTGGTTCAAACATCCCCTGTTCCCTTACTTGCTTTTGATGGTTTGGAGTGGAATTTTGTTTCTGGCGAGTTCCGGTGAGCAAAGTTTAATGGCCCACGATGAAGGCTGGTACGCGATGCAGGCCCGCTGGATGATCCTCAAGGGAGATGGGTTGACCCAGTGGTGGTGGGATGTACCGATTTTTGATCGGATGGTGGGGGCGCATTGGCTGATTGCCGGGGCTTATAAACTCTTTGGGGTGAGTGATGGGGTGGCCCGGTTACCGAGTCTAGTTTTGGGAATTGGCACAGTCTTGTTAACCTTTCGCCTGGGATGCTTGCTGTTGCCGAGAACAGTGGCCGGCCTGGGGGCGTTAATTCTGCCGCTTTGCCCCTTGTTTTTGTCCCATGGACGGATGGCAACCCAGGATATGCCCTTGGTGTTTGTGGAAGTCCTGCTGGTTTTGGCCTTGGTTTGCGCGGATCGGTATCGAGACCAGCAATGGCTATTTTGGGGGTGGGGCCTGGTGGCCGGGGCTTGTGTGGGCCTGGGATTTTTGATCAAGAGTGTGATGATTTTTCTACCAGTCATTGCCCTGATCCCTTTTTTTTGGAACCATAAGCATTTTTTCCGAAATCCAGGCCTGTATCTGGGCCTGATCCTCGGATTCATTTTGCCTGTGGGCTGGTTGCTGCAATCGGTACAGGTCTATGGGGGGCGGGTATTAGAGGAGATGTTTGGCAAGTTGGTGATGTTGGGGGAAAAGTCTTATCACGGGGATGGAAATATTTTTTACTATTTCTGGAATATTCCGGCTAATGGTTTTCCCTGGGTATTTTTTGCAGTGGGGGGCTGGCTCTGGTGGTGGCTCCATGGACGGCGGATCCAACCCTTTGGTCTCAAAACGCCGATGGGCTTGTTGCTGGGTCTTTATCCGCTGATTTTATTTTGCTTGCTTACTCTTTTTTCAACTCGGATTTCCTACTACAGTTTGCAGCTTTATCCCTGGCTGGCCTTGTGGGCGGGGGTTGGTTTGTGTGAACTCTCTCGGCAATGGCAAAGGCGTTGGCTGTGGATTCGGGGCATCAGTGGGGGCTTGGCACTTTTAGGCCTGGGATTGTGGGGGGTGGCCATTGGTTTGAGAACGGGGCTGATTCTGGCGGATGATCCGGTGCGAGCCTATATTCCTCTGGGGGTGATTGTTGGGGCGGGCTGGTTGGTTTTGGGAATAACTTCTGTGAAAAACTGGCGGCGGGCCTGGGTTTGGACTTGGTTATTAACCTCTTGGCTGGGCCTGACTACGGCGGGATTTTTAGGGTTGATTGGCAATTATTCCCCAGGCCTGAAGACGGAACTCACCCAAGTCCGGATAGCGTCCATTCTCCAAACCGAACCCATTCACTTCCTTGTCCAGGAACCACTGACGGGGCCGGAACATCAAACGTGGGTATTACTCAGTTTCTATACTCCAAATCTGGGAGAACGCTTACCTTGGCCACTAAACTCTCCCCCTTCTGGCTACGCCTGGGTCAGTCCCAATCTCCCCTTAACCGATGCCCTCAACTCCCAGGCCAAAACTATTGCTACCGTAGAACAATGGCGACTTCTAAAATTTCCTTGACCCCTAAATTTCCCGGCCAATATGGTGAACAGCGGGACTTGGCCTGGCGCGGCTGGCAAACTCGTTATACCTATGTGCAACCGGAAAACCCTCGCTCCCATCCCATCCCGATTATTTTGCTGCATGGCTTTGGGGCTTCCTTGGGTCATTGGCGGCATAACTTATTTGTGTTGGGGCAGTTCCATCCGGTTTATGCCTTGGATTTGGTAGGTTTTGGGGCAACAGAAAAACCCCAGGCCCCCTATGATGCCTATTTTTGGGCCCGCCAAGTCCACGATTTTTGGCAAACTATTGTTCAGAAACCCGCCATTCTAGTGGGAAATTCCATTGGCTCTTTAATTGCCCTGACTACGGCGTTGACCTATCCCGAGGTTGCGGCGGGCCTGGTATTAATCAGTGTTCCAGATCCGGCTGTTCGGCAAGAGATGATCCCGGCCTGGTGCGCGCCTGTGGTGAATTGGGTCGAGGGCCTGGTGGCGGCTCCTTGGCTCTTAAAAACAATTTTTTATTGGGTGCGGCGACCGGGAATTATCCAAGCTTGGGCCGGAATTGCCTATGGAGACAAATCAGCGGTGGATCAAGAATTAGTTGAAATCCTCTTAAATCCAGCCTTTGATCGGGGAGCCGCAGCAGCCTTTGTCCAGATCATTAAGTCCATGACCAGTCCTAACTTTGGCCCCAAGGTTAAACCTAGCCTCGCCCAATTGGACATCCCGACCCTGATTCTTTGGGGTGAACAAGACCGGATGATCCCGCCCCAATTTGCGAGCCAATTTGCCGCCTGCAACCCCCAAATTAGCCTTAAAATGCTCCCCCAGGCCGGTCATTGTCCCCAAGATGAGCAACCGGAACTTGTTAATCAAGAAATTCTGGCCTGGATAGAGAGCAGCGTTAGGCAAAACACACTGAAGTAAAACGTTAATTACTCATGAGCGCGATCAATCTTGAACACCAAAACCGCCAAGGGGGGTAAGCAAATATCGAGGGAATAACGGCGATTGTGGAACACCCATTCATCAGCCCATTTGCCCCCTAAATTACCCATATTGCTGCCCCCATATTCGCGAGCATCACTGTTAAAGATTTCATTGTAAAACCCATGTTCCGGGACACCAATGCGGTAATGGCTATGGGGTTGCGGTGTAAAGTTACAGATAACAACCACAAAATCCGAATAATCCTTAGCCCAACGCACAAAAGCAACAACACTATGGCGATTATCATTACAGTCAATCCATTCAAACCCCGCTTCCCCAAAGTCTTGACTGTACAGGGCGGGTTCCTGACGGTAGAGGCGGTTCAGATCAGTGATACATTGCTTCAACTGTTGATGGGGTTCGTATTGGAGTAAGTGCCATTCGAGATCGCCCCAGACATTCCACTCATTCCATTGCCCAAACTCCATCCCCATAAACATGGTTTTCTTGCCGGGATGAGTAAACATATAGCTAAACAGGGCTCGGACATTGGCGAACTTCTGCCAGCGATCACCGGGAACTTTGCCGATAATATGACTCTTGCCATGTACCACTTCATCATGGGAGAGAGCCAGCATAAAGTTTTCGCTGTGATGATACCAAATGCTGAAGGTTAAGTTGTTTTGATGGAATTGGCGGAACCAGGGATCCATGCTGAAGTAATCCAAGGTGTCGTGCATCCAACCCATGTTCCACTTCAGGTTAAAGCCCAGGCCCCCGGCATAGGTCGGCCAAGACACCATCGGCCAAGAGGTCGATTCTTCGGCGATTGAGAGCACCCCAGGGAAATAACTAAAGAGCACGTGATTCACTTGCCGGAGGAAATTTGCCGCCTCTAGGTTTTCTCGCCCGCCGTATTCATTGGCCACCCATTCTCCACCTTCTCGTTGATAGTCTAGGTAGAGCATAGAGGCTACCGCATCCACCCGAATCCCGTCAATGTGGTATTTGTCAAACCAGAACAGGGCATTGGCGACGAGGAAATTGCGGACTTCATGGCGGCCGTAGTTAAAGACCAGAGTGCCCCATTCCTTGTGTTCGCCTTTGCGGGGGTCGGAATGTTCGTAGAGGTGTGTGCCATCAAAAAAGGCCAGGCCATGCCCATCTTTCGGAAAATGCCCCGGTACCCAATCCACAATCACGCCAATCCCGGCCTGGTGGCATTGATCGACAAAGTACATAAAGTCGTCCGGGGTGCCATAGCGGGAGGTGGGAGCAAAATATCCCGTGACCTGATAGCCCCAAGAGCCATCAAAGGGATGTTCGGCAATCGGCAAAAGTTCAATGTGGGTATAGCCGAGGTCTTTAACGTAGGGAATTAATTTGGCGGCCAGTTCTCGATAGGTCAAAAAGCGGGCCCAGGGTTTGAGATCGGCGACAGGAATTGCCGGTTCAGGTTCGCCATTGGGGAGCAGGGCTGGGGTGTCCATTGAGCCATGAAGCCAAGAGCCTAAGTGGACTTCATAGATCGAAACGGGTTGAGTTAAGGGTTCACTATTGCGCCGTTGTTCCAACCAGGCCTGGTCTGACCACTGGTAATTATTGAGGTTGGTGACAATCGAGGCCGTTTTGGGGCGCGGTTCCTGTTGAAAACCGTAGGGATCGGATTTTTCGTAGATATGCCCGGCTTGATTTTTAATTTCGTACTTGTAATGCTCACCGTCCTCTAGGCCTGGGATAAATAACTCCCAAATGCCACCATCGCGCCGGGCCATCTGATGTTGCCGCCCATCCCAAGAGTTGAAATCCCCCAAAATTGAAACATTGCGGGCATTGGGGGCCCACACGGCAAAATAAACCCCGGCCACACCATCTACTGTTAACAGATGTGCGCCAAGTTTTTCATAAATCCGGTGGTGATTGCCCTCGCAAAACAGGTGAATGTCAAAGTCTGTCAACAACGAGGAATGAAAGGCATAGGGATCGTAAATGACCCGCTCATGGCCGTTTTCTTTAACCTTGAGTTGGTAGTTGGTGAGTTCTGGGGTCTCAATCACACATTCAAAAAAGTTGGGATGATGCTGAGGCTGCATCGGATATTCTTTTCGTTCTTCTGGACACAACACCGTGACTTGCTCAGCATTGGGTAAATAGGCCCGGACAATCCAGGCCTGCCGCCCATTTTCTTCATAACGATGACAGCCTAAAACTTGGAACGGATCATCATGGTGATTGGAAACAATACGAGCAACTTGTTCGGCGGAAATCGTCATAGGGATTAACTATCTCAGGGTTTATAAAAAAATTTGGACTAACTCAGGGATGGGCAAGCTATAAAAAAGTTAACAATTTATGGAACTAACTTGTCACCTTACACCGATAAAGTTTTCTATGGCCTGTCCGAAATAAACTCCATCTCGATAACTAACCCCGCGTGATAGTGCTATAGATAAAAATAAACCCCGGCAAACTGGGGGCTGAGATTCCTCTGATTAATCCTTGACTGAGCCATGAATTACTCCCCTGAAACCCTTGCCAGAGCTATGCGGGCCGTGCGTTGTAGCCCATTTTTGCCCCAGTTGTTCTTGGACTTACAAAAACAGCGGGTAGCCTTGGGAGATATTTCCGGCTCCTTAGGGGTGAAAAATGGCTATACCACACAAGCTTTACCTGAACTGGTCATCGAAAACTCTTTGATGTGGTTAACCCAAGTGGGCTTACTCCGGCGAGAAGTTGACGGACAGGGCTTGACCGATAGTTTTCGACTCACTCCCTTAGGCCGCCAATTAACCCAAAAGGAACAGGCTGGGGCTTGGAGTCAACCCGCTTGGCATGAACGTCTGCAGGATTTTTTCAGTCATTGGTGGCATGGAATTTTGACCTAAAACCCCCAGGCCTGGCTGTTGATCACCCCGTATTTCGCATTCCGGCCGCAATCCCGTTAATCGTCAACAACGCCCCCCGTAACAATTCACTGCGGCTATAGCGTGACCGGAGAATCGCCCCAGAGGTACTCGTACTGTTGTGTTGGCGTAATCGCTTCAGTAAGGAGACTTGGAGAACCCCCAGCGGCACAATCGTACTGTTGCGTAAATGGACAGACCGTTGCAGGGGCAAATCTCCATCCAAGAGGCGTTGATGCCCGGTAATCGTCAAAATCAGTTCCGAAGTGCGGCGATATTCCTCAGCAATTTGAGCAAAGAGGGTTTCAAAGCTTTCTCGGTCTTGCTCATGACTCAATTCTTGAACGTAATGGTGGGCAATCTCCAAATCCACTTTGGCGAGAGTCATTTCGGCCTTGGAAATCACCATCCGAAAAAAGGGCCATTTGTAATAGAAATAGCGCAGGAGCGAGAGATGTTCGGCCGGTTTTTCATC is from Synechococcus sp. PCC 6312 and encodes:
- a CDS encoding Npun_F0494 family protein — encoded protein: MNYSPETLARAMRAVRCSPFLPQLFLDLQKQRVALGDISGSLGVKNGYTTQALPELVIENSLMWLTQVGLLRREVDGQGLTDSFRLTPLGRQLTQKEQAGAWSQPAWHERLQDFFSHWWHGILT
- the glgB gene encoding 1,4-alpha-glucan branching enzyme, with the translated sequence MTISAEQVARIVSNHHDDPFQVLGCHRYEENGRQAWIVRAYLPNAEQVTVLCPEERKEYPMQPQHHPNFFECVIETPELTNYQLKVKENGHERVIYDPYAFHSSLLTDFDIHLFCEGNHHRIYEKLGAHLLTVDGVAGVYFAVWAPNARNVSILGDFNSWDGRQHQMARRDGGIWELFIPGLEDGEHYKYEIKNQAGHIYEKSDPYGFQQEPRPKTASIVTNLNNYQWSDQAWLEQRRNSEPLTQPVSIYEVHLGSWLHGSMDTPALLPNGEPEPAIPVADLKPWARFLTYRELAAKLIPYVKDLGYTHIELLPIAEHPFDGSWGYQVTGYFAPTSRYGTPDDFMYFVDQCHQAGIGVIVDWVPGHFPKDGHGLAFFDGTHLYEHSDPRKGEHKEWGTLVFNYGRHEVRNFLVANALFWFDKYHIDGIRVDAVASMLYLDYQREGGEWVANEYGGRENLEAANFLRQVNHVLFSYFPGVLSIAEESTSWPMVSWPTYAGGLGFNLKWNMGWMHDTLDYFSMDPWFRQFHQNNLTFSIWYHHSENFMLALSHDEVVHGKSHIIGKVPGDRWQKFANVRALFSYMFTHPGKKTMFMGMEFGQWNEWNVWGDLEWHLLQYEPHQQLKQCITDLNRLYRQEPALYSQDFGEAGFEWIDCNDNRHSVVAFVRWAKDYSDFVVVICNFTPQPHSHYRIGVPEHGFYNEIFNSDAREYGGSNMGNLGGKWADEWVFHNRRYSLDICLPPLAVLVFKIDRAHE
- a CDS encoding glycosyltransferase family 39 protein, whose translation is MTDSPRPGWFKHPLFPYLLLMVWSGILFLASSGEQSLMAHDEGWYAMQARWMILKGDGLTQWWWDVPIFDRMVGAHWLIAGAYKLFGVSDGVARLPSLVLGIGTVLLTFRLGCLLLPRTVAGLGALILPLCPLFLSHGRMATQDMPLVFVEVLLVLALVCADRYRDQQWLFWGWGLVAGACVGLGFLIKSVMIFLPVIALIPFFWNHKHFFRNPGLYLGLILGFILPVGWLLQSVQVYGGRVLEEMFGKLVMLGEKSYHGDGNIFYYFWNIPANGFPWVFFAVGGWLWWWLHGRRIQPFGLKTPMGLLLGLYPLILFCLLTLFSTRISYYSLQLYPWLALWAGVGLCELSRQWQRRWLWIRGISGGLALLGLGLWGVAIGLRTGLILADDPVRAYIPLGVIVGAGWLVLGITSVKNWRRAWVWTWLLTSWLGLTTAGFLGLIGNYSPGLKTELTQVRIASILQTEPIHFLVQEPLTGPEHQTWVLLSFYTPNLGERLPWPLNSPPSGYAWVSPNLPLTDALNSQAKTIATVEQWRLLKFP
- a CDS encoding alpha/beta fold hydrolase, translated to MATSKISLTPKFPGQYGEQRDLAWRGWQTRYTYVQPENPRSHPIPIILLHGFGASLGHWRHNLFVLGQFHPVYALDLVGFGATEKPQAPYDAYFWARQVHDFWQTIVQKPAILVGNSIGSLIALTTALTYPEVAAGLVLISVPDPAVRQEMIPAWCAPVVNWVEGLVAAPWLLKTIFYWVRRPGIIQAWAGIAYGDKSAVDQELVEILLNPAFDRGAAAAFVQIIKSMTSPNFGPKVKPSLAQLDIPTLILWGEQDRMIPPQFASQFAACNPQISLKMLPQAGHCPQDEQPELVNQEILAWIESSVRQNTLK